Proteins encoded within one genomic window of Streptomyces profundus:
- a CDS encoding tellurite resistance TerB family protein — MSKELHEWLVSKKAAFRGAPYRDASMAMCALVASADGSVHAAERKRVESLIAGHERLKHFPPDQLLRLFNRHIDRLSRDFRCARGGVLREIAKVRDQPELARAVIRTGVVIAGADGHYAHAERQVILEVCELLNVSPTEFGP, encoded by the coding sequence GCGGCGTTCCGCGGTGCCCCGTACCGGGACGCCAGCATGGCGATGTGCGCCCTGGTGGCCAGCGCGGACGGCAGTGTGCACGCCGCGGAGCGCAAGCGCGTGGAGTCGTTGATCGCCGGGCACGAGCGGCTGAAACACTTTCCACCCGATCAACTGCTGAGGCTCTTCAACCGACATATCGACCGTCTCTCGCGCGACTTCCGCTGCGCGCGGGGCGGGGTGCTCAGGGAGATCGCCAAGGTCCGCGACCAGCCGGAGCTGGCCAGGGCGGTGATCCGCACGGGGGTGGTGATCGCGGGGGCCGACGGACACTACGCGCACGCCGAGCGCCAGGTGATCCTGGAGGTCTGCGAGCTGCTGAACGTCTCGCCCACGGAGTTCGGCCCCTGA